The Bacillus vallismortis genome window below encodes:
- a CDS encoding manganese efflux pump MntP family protein, whose protein sequence is MSDLFIGELITLSIMAFALGMDAFSVGLGMGMIKLTKKQIFYIGFIIGLFHVIMPLGGMAAGNMLSGLLGVLAVYIGGALLFVLGVQMLMSSFKQSEERLMSPAGPGLLLFAVGVSLDSFSVGLSLGIYGSHPLLTITLFGLFSMMLTWLGLLIGKQVQSWLGTYSEALGGIILIAFGLKLLLPI, encoded by the coding sequence ATGTCGGATTTGTTTATAGGCGAACTGATTACATTAAGCATCATGGCGTTTGCTTTAGGGATGGATGCTTTTTCTGTCGGTCTCGGAATGGGCATGATCAAACTCACAAAAAAGCAGATATTCTATATTGGTTTCATCATCGGCCTCTTTCACGTCATCATGCCTCTCGGAGGGATGGCGGCCGGTAACATGCTGTCAGGGCTCCTCGGCGTGTTAGCGGTTTATATCGGGGGGGCGCTGCTTTTTGTTCTTGGTGTTCAAATGCTTATGTCTTCTTTTAAACAGTCAGAAGAACGACTCATGTCGCCGGCAGGACCGGGCTTATTGCTGTTTGCCGTCGGCGTCAGCCTTGACAGCTTCTCCGTCGGCTTGAGCTTGGGGATATACGGCTCGCATCCGCTCCTCACCATTACCCTGTTCGGGCTGTTCAGCATGATGTTGACATGGCTGGGCCTGCTGATCGGAAAACAAGTACAGTCGTGGCTTGGCACATACAGTGAAGCGCTCGGGGGCATCATATTAATCGCATTCGGTCTAAAGCTGCTTTTGCCAATTTAA